In Terriglobales bacterium, the sequence GACGCGGGTTACCGCGTGATCATCTACGACCGCAGAGGCTTCGGCCGATCCAGCCAACCCACTATCGGCTACAACTACGATACTTTTGCTGAGGACCTGCAAAAGGTCGTGACCCAGCTTAACCTGCGCGACTTCGCGCTGGTAGGTTTCTCGATGGGCGGCGGCGAAGTGGCGCGCTATATCGGTAAATATGGGTCGAAGGGGGTCACCAAGGCGGTATTCATTTCGTCGGTCCCACCGTATCTATTGAAGACGGGGGATAACCCCGAGGGCGTGGACGCCAGCGTATTCCAGGGGATTGAAAAAGCCGTGGCGACCGACCGCTATACCTTCTTCACCGAGTTTTTCAAGAATTTTTACAACACCGACCAACTGCTGGGTAAGCGAGTCAGTGAACAGGTGGTACAGGCGAGCTGGAACGTCGCAGCCGGAGCCTCTGCTACGGCCAGCCTGGCTTGTGTGCCTGCGTGGCATGAAGACTTCCGCCAGGACCTGGCGCGCGTGGATGTACCGAGCCTGGTCATCCATGGCGATGGGGACCGGATTGTTCCTCCCTCTGCTGCTGGGCTGCGGACGGCCAAGCTCGTCAAGGGAGCACGCCTGGCGGTGATCAAGGATGGGCCGCACTGCGTCACATGGACCCATGCCGAGGAAGTGAACCGCGAGCTACTCGACTTTCTGGGTCAGCAGAAGGCGGGAACGAAGAAGGAAGCGGCGGCATAGAAGCGGATCATTCGCGCTACTAATTCGTGGGGTGCTGGGTGACCGGCACCCCATATTCTTTCTAGCTGCGATCGCCGCCGATTCGCACGAATTTGCGTTTGCTTTGAGCACAGCTTTGGCTGCACCGTAGGACGCGGCCGCTAATCTCATCTCAGCGCAACTGTCATCCCGATCAAGCGCTGAAATCGCCTGCCGGCGATTCCAGCGCGCGTGGAGGGACCTGCTTTCTTCTGGTCACCATTGTTACAGCATCCCGGAAGATGCATTACGAACGACACCCCGCAAGCTGATTGGTGCTCATGGCGCCGGGGTGGCGAATACTTGTTTTAGCTTGGCAGGCGTGAGGAGTTCGGACAGCGAGTCAGTGCCAAACTTGGGCTTCAGATCGTAGATGGAAAATCCGCGCCAACGCAGGGGACTGAGACGATAGATATAAACGTAATCATCATCGTCCCATTGCCCGCTGTCTTCTGCTTCCTCTCGCGGAAGAAAGCCTTCGGGTTCGAAGCGGACGTGGAAAGCCAGCGATTGGGTCTGATCGTTTACTTCAATGGGATAGACGAGATCGCTGGTGAACCTGTCCGGATCGCACCCCCAGTTGTTGTGCATACAGCGTTTTTCATCGATTACTTTCTCCAACCGTGTACTGAACGCTCCACGCAAAGGGTCGTTCTTTTGCGGATAGAGCTGCTCGGATTTGTGCGTGGCGGGATCATAGAGCCAGAGCGTTTCTGGATGTACGTCGGCAAAGTGCACCATGTTTCCTGAGTAAACCAGCAAGCCTGTTTGAAAGAATCCTGCAGATCCACCTGGCAAGGTATGACTCACACTCAAATCCTCATTCAGAATCAGCAGACACCCAGCGGAAGGGTTCCAATGCAAATTCAAGTAATACCAGCTGTTGTGATGCTCCGCTCTCAGGACTGAACCAAGGCAATCATCTTGTAGTTCGGGCCTGTCCGGAAGGCCCTCAGACTTCTGGCCGGTAATGGCCACGTGCTGCCATTCCTGGGTTTTCTTGTCGAACCGTGTCAAAAACAGTGGCGGCCGCAATGCGTTCTCGTCCGCCGTGTCGACCATGTAATAGGCTATCAGAAATTCACGGTCATCATTGAGCACGTCGTAGCTGGTGATTCTCGAGGTGAGGTGGGGAATAGAAGCGGGAGGAGACGGAATTTCGTGCTGCTGGAGCACGTCGGCAAGGGTTTCGCGTTCCTGAGCTGACGTGTTGCCGATGAAAACCACGCCTGCAATCAGAACAAGCACCGCTTGTCGCATTGTTGTGTTCCGTTGGACAAACTCTAGCATGGAAATGCGCGGTGCCCGGGAAAGTGTGCTGCATTTCCGGGTCGTAGGTACGAAACCGCAAGATTCTTCGACTCGGGCCTCGTCATTAAGCTCGGCCCTCGCTCAGAATGACAGCTTGGCGGAAAGTGGATGGGGTTAGCTGTACCCAACAACTCGTGTTCACCGAATGCGGCTGAATTCCGAATCGTTTACTGCGCTGGGCGTGCAGACCAGCGTCCCCGTATCTTCATCGATCTGAAGGGCGACCGGGTCGGGGCAGCGGCGGCTCTCGCCAGAGTAGCGGATGTCGGCGGCTGATAACGTGCGGTCGAAGCGAACTTCAAAGACCCTGCCATCGGGCGTTCCTACCAGCGCAGTGAAAGGCTGGCTGTCCAGCGCGGCGAGGTCATAAATCACTCGAAAATTTCTGTGGGCGTTGAACGCCTGCCAGGCGCAGCGGTTGGCGTTGCTGGGGTCGCGGGCCAGCGGTACGCGCCCACAATCGGCGAAGCCGCCCCCGGCCAAGGCACGAGTATAGCGGTCGACGGGATCGAAATAGCGGTAATAGAGAGCTTTGGCCTGGTAGCGGTAATGCTGAATCCGGATCGAGAGAGCGGCGTAGTTCCACCAGGCCAGGAACGCGATCGCCAAGCAAGCGGTGAGAACCAGAAGAATCTTGCGCATGGCCACTGTCTGAAGTCCAAATCAGACGCCCAATATATTGACACCAGAAGCGACCGCTGGGGTTGCCGGGAATCAGCAATCAGTAGCCAGCATTCAGCGAATCTCGAGGACCGACAGAACTGCGGGTTCGGAGTACAGGCCCCATTCCTGGGAGGAGAAGACGCAAGGTCCTTCGCCTCGGACGCGGAACGGTTCGCCGCGTCCTCGCTCAGAGTAAGAATTTGCTGACAGGCCTTCGGTCCAACAGAATCTACGTCAGGCTAGTCTCTTCGTAAGTGCCGTACACTTCGCGCAGCGCATCACAGATCTCGCCCACCGTGGCATAGGCGCGAACGGCATCGATGATATAGGGCATGGTGTTAGCGTCGGAGATAGACCCGTCGGGCTTCACCTTCGGCTCCTGGGCGGCTGCTTTCCTCAGGGCATCGAGGCGGCGGCGCACTTCGTCATTCGAGCGCGCCTGGCGGAGGCGCTTGAGTTTTTCGGACTGCTGCCGGGCGACGCTCTCGTCGATATAGAGGATCTCGGGCGCCGGCTCCTCGACCGTAAATTCGTTGGCGCCGACAATAATCTTCTCCCGTGCTTCCACTGCGCGCTGGTATTGATAGCTGGCTTCCGCGATCTCCTTCTGGGGATAGCCGCGCTCGATTGCTTTGACCATGCCCCCCATGGCATCCAGCTTGCCAAAATAATCGAAAGCGCCATTTTCCATGTCGAGAGTAAAGCGCTCCAGAAAATAGGACCCAGCCAGTGGGTCGATGGTCTGGGTGACGCCAGTTTCGTAAGCGATGATTTGCTGGGTGCGCAGCGCGATACGTGCTGCCTGCTCCGTCGGCAGAGCCAAGGCTTCGTCGTAACCGTCGGTGTGCAGGGACTGGGTGCCCCCGAGCACCGCTGCCAGCGCCTGGATGGCAGTGCGGGCGATGTTGTTCATGGGCTGCTGAGCAGTAAGCGATACGCCGGCCGTCTGCGTATGGAAACGCATCAGCCAGGTGCGCTGATTGCGCGCGTGGAAGCGGTCCTGCATCAGCCGATACCAGATCTTTCGCGCGGCGCGGTACTTGGCAATCTCCTCGAAGAAATCGTTATGGGCGTTGAAGAAGAAGCTGAGGCGAGGACCGAATTCATCCACATCGAGGCCTCGGCGAAGCGCCCACTCGACGTACTCCACACCGTCGTAGATAGTGAACGCGAGTTCCTGTAGCGCCGTGGATCCGGCCTCGCGGATGTGGTAGCCGGAGATCGAGACGGTGTTCCACTTCGGCGTGTACTTCGAACCGAACTCGAAGGTATCGATCACCAGCCGCATCGATGGCGCCGGCGGATAGATGTACTCCTTATGCGCGATGTATTCCTTGAGAATGTCATTCTGGATCGTGCCGGAAATCTTTTTCCAGTCCGCGCCCTGCTTTTCTGCCACTACCAGGTACATCGCCCAAAGCACCGAGGCAGGAGAATTGATGGTCATCGAGGTGGTGGTCTTCTCCAGGTCGATGCCATCGAAAAGAATCTCCATGTCCTCCAGCGAATCGACGGCCACGCCGCACTTTCCGACTTCGCCTTCGCTGAACGGATGATCAGAGTCGTACCCCATCAAGGTCGGCAAATCGAAAGCTACCGAAAGACCACCACCGCCGTGCGCGAGCAGATATTTGTAGCGCTGGTTGGTCTCCTCCGGAGAGGCGAAACCGGAGAACTGGCGCATGGTGAACAGACGGCCGCGATAACCCGTGGCGTGGATGCTCCGCGTATACGGTGGCTGGCCAGGATAGCCAAGGTATTTTTCGTAGGTCCAATCTTCCGGCAGGTCAGCCGGTGTATAAAGGCGGCGCAGCGGAACGTTCGAAATCGTGCTGAAGCGGGCTTCGCCGCACTCGTCGAGATTCGTGCCGGTAGGCGCGCCGATAGGCTTTTCGGGATTCTTCTCTAGCGAAGGAGCCAGCGTTTTCTCCGCCCAGTCCTTTTCGGAAGCAGAAGGATGGCGGCCTTCGAGAACATCGTGAATGGCAGATTCTTTGATGCCGGTATCCGGTCTGGCTTTACGAGGCATAAGCGCGGTTTATGCCTCTATCTTGGCAGATGGCTGCGAATCGAGCAACATGGCGCGAGTAAGGAAGATACGAACGAACCCCTGTCGGGCGGCTCCGTGGGGCGGCGTGGAGTCAATCAGTGTATGCGTGAAAACTCACTTTTATGCTGCTGAGGGGCCTCTAACTATGATAAGGGAGCCCCTGCGTGGGGCGAAACAGCTGACGGCTGGCCGCTGATTGCTGAGTGCAAAATGCAATCCCATTCACGCCGCGCGAACGGACGCCGTGCGCGACGCTTCGCGATATCCCACCGCCGCGTGATAAATAGCGCGGTCGAAAAACTGCTCCGTCAGATGCAGGAGCTCCAGTGCTCCATACAGATTAATCTGCGTTTCCGCAACGCCCTCTTCCTGCAGGAAGTCCCAGAGATTTTCCTTGACGACGATCAGTGCCCAATACAGGTGGTCGAAGCGAACACCCTGCTCCCAGCGGCGGCGCCCGAGGTGTTTGTAAGTTGCTTCAATGTCTTCTTCGGTCTTGTTCAGGAGCCAGTCGGTGAGATTTTTGTAGACCTCGAGGACACGCGCCTGCATTTCCGAGCTAGGCACTCTTTCCATGTCGGAGCAGCGATGACTGGCTTGTAGTTTCTGCATCAAAGCCTGTGCCAGCTCGTCTGCGTGGGATTCGATAAGACGCACCAGGTGAAGGTCAATCATTGGCCGCCTCCCGTCGATGTGACGACCTGCTGTCAGCATGCTGACAGTAACAACAGAAGGAAAGGTAACGATTCGAATGTTACTCCGCTATCCAAGCGCTGTCAGTGACAACCAGGCCGAGCGCAGTGGCTAATCCCAAAGGAGTAACAGCCCTCGCCTACTTATGGCCGCTATGGGCGAGGGTTTCCATTCGATGTGCAATCTTTTGCACAAGCCGCCTGGATGCGAATTTTTCTCTACATTTACAACTGGTGTGTATCGTGGAGTTAGCTTCCAGCATCTCATGAATAGTTTGGTAC encodes:
- a CDS encoding alpha/beta hydrolase — its product is MPYITVGKENSGNIDLYYEDHGTGKPVVLIHGYPLSGASWEKQLPALLDAGYRVIIYDRRGFGRSSQPTIGYNYDTFAEDLQKVVTQLNLRDFALVGFSMGGGEVARYIGKYGSKGVTKAVFISSVPPYLLKTGDNPEGVDASVFQGIEKAVATDRYTFFTEFFKNFYNTDQLLGKRVSEQVVQASWNVAAGASATASLACVPAWHEDFRQDLARVDVPSLVIHGDGDRIVPPSAAGLRTAKLVKGARLAVIKDGPHCVTWTHAEEVNRELLDFLGQQKAGTKKEAAA
- a CDS encoding methylmalonyl-CoA mutase family protein encodes the protein MPRKARPDTGIKESAIHDVLEGRHPSASEKDWAEKTLAPSLEKNPEKPIGAPTGTNLDECGEARFSTISNVPLRRLYTPADLPEDWTYEKYLGYPGQPPYTRSIHATGYRGRLFTMRQFSGFASPEETNQRYKYLLAHGGGGLSVAFDLPTLMGYDSDHPFSEGEVGKCGVAVDSLEDMEILFDGIDLEKTTTSMTINSPASVLWAMYLVVAEKQGADWKKISGTIQNDILKEYIAHKEYIYPPAPSMRLVIDTFEFGSKYTPKWNTVSISGYHIREAGSTALQELAFTIYDGVEYVEWALRRGLDVDEFGPRLSFFFNAHNDFFEEIAKYRAARKIWYRLMQDRFHARNQRTWLMRFHTQTAGVSLTAQQPMNNIARTAIQALAAVLGGTQSLHTDGYDEALALPTEQAARIALRTQQIIAYETGVTQTIDPLAGSYFLERFTLDMENGAFDYFGKLDAMGGMVKAIERGYPQKEIAEASYQYQRAVEAREKIIVGANEFTVEEPAPEILYIDESVARQQSEKLKRLRQARSNDEVRRRLDALRKAAAQEPKVKPDGSISDANTMPYIIDAVRAYATVGEICDALREVYGTYEETSLT